The following proteins come from a genomic window of Eubalaena glacialis isolate mEubGla1 chromosome X, mEubGla1.1.hap2.+ XY, whole genome shotgun sequence:
- the PLXNA3 gene encoding plexin-A3 isoform X2, giving the protein MPAVGLLLLFLLAMGRALGGSTPPFPAFSVTDTSLTHLAVHRVTGEVFVGAVNRVFKLAPNLTELRVHVTGPVEDNARCYPPPSMRVCAHRLAPVDNVNKLLLIDYAARRLVACGSIWQGICQFLRLDDLFKLGEPHHRKEHYLSGAQEPDSMAGVIVEQGQGPSKLFVGTAVDGKSEYFPTLSSRKLIGDEDGADMFSLVYQDEFVSSQIKIPSDTLSLYPAFDIYYVYGFVSASFVYFLTLQLDTQQTLLDTAGEKFFTSKIVRMCSGDSEFYSYVEFPIGCSWRGVEYRLVQSAHLAKPGLLLAQALGVPADEDVLFTIFSQGQKNRASPPRQTVLCLFTLSSINAHIRRRIQSCYRGEGTLALPWLLNKELPCINTPMQINGNFCGLVLNQPLGGLHVIEGLPLLADSTDGMASVAAYTYQQHSVVFIGTRGGSLKKVRVDSSQEAHLYETVPVVDGSPILRDLLFSPDHRHVYLLSEKQVSQLPVETCEQYPSCAACLGSGDPHCGWCVLQHRCCRHGACPGASALHGFAKELSKCVQVRVRPNNVSVTSPGVQLTVAISNVPDLSAGVSCAFEEVTESEAVLLPSGELHCPSPSLQELRALTRGHGATRTVQLQLLSKESGVRFAGADFVFYNCSVLQSCMSCVGSPYPCHWCKYRHVCTSHPHECSFQEGRVHSTEGCPEILPSGDLLIPVGVMQPLTLRAKNLPQPQSGQKNYECVVRVQGRQQRVPAVRFNSSSVQCQNASYSYEGDEYGDTELDFSVVWDGDFPIDKPATFRALLYKCWAQRPSCGLCLKADPRFNCGWCISEHRCQLRAHCPAPKTNWMHPNQKGARCSHPRIAQIHPLMGPKEGGTRVTIVGENLGLTSRDVGVRVAGVRCNSIPAEYVSAERIVCEMEESLVPSPPPGPAELCVSDCSADFRTQSEQLYSFVTPTFDRVSPSRGPASGGTRITISGHSLDAGSRVTVTMRDGECQFVRRDAEAIVCISPVSTLGPSQAPITLAIDRANVSSPGVLYTYTQDPTVTRLEPTWSIINGSTAITVSGTHLLTVQEPRVRAKYRGIETTNTCQVINDTAMLCKAPGIFLGRPQPQAQGEHPDEFGFLLDHVQTARSLNRSSFTYYPDPSFEPLGPSGVLDVKPGSHIVLKGKNLIPAAAGSSRLNYTVLIGGQPCTLTVSDTQLLCDSPSQTGRQPVMVLVGGLEFWLGTLHITADRALTLPAVVGLAAGGGLLLLAITAVLVAYKRKTQDADRTLKRLQLQMDNLESRVALECKEAFAELQTDINELTNHMDGVQIPFLDYRTYAVRVLFPGIEAHPVLKELDTPPNVEKALRLFGQLLHSRAFVLTFIHTLEAQSSFSMRDRGTVASLTMVALQSRLDYATGLLKQLLADLIEKNLESKNHPKLLLRRTESVAEKMLTNWFTFLLHKFLKECAGEPLFLLYCAIKQQMEKGPIDAITGEARYSLSEDKLIRQQIDYKTLTLHCVCPESEGSAQVPVKVLNCDSITQAKDKLLDAVYKGIPYSQRPRAEDMDLEWRQGRMARIILQDEDVTTKIECDWKRVNSLAHYQVTDGSLVALVPKQVSAYNMANSFTFTRSLSRYESLLRTASSPDSLRSRAPMITPDQETGTKLWHLVKNHDHADHREGDRGSKMVSEIYLTRLLATKGTLQKFVDDLFETVFSTAHRGSALPLAIKYMFDFLDEQADQRQISDPDVRHTWKSNCLPLRFWVNVIKNPQFVFDIHKSSITDACLSVVAQTFMDSCSTSEHRLGKDSPSNKLLYAKDIPNYKSWVERYYRDIAKMASISDQDMDAYLVEQSRLHASDFNVLSALSELYFYVTKYRQEVLTALDRDASCRKQKLRQKLEQIIGLASSNS; this is encoded by the exons ATGCCCGCCGTCGGCCTCCTCCTGCTGTTCCTCCTTGCCATGGGGCGGGCCCTGGGTGGCAGCACGCCGCCCTTCCCTGCCTTCTCAGTGACGGACACCTCGCTCACCCACCTGGCCGTGCACCGGGTGACCGGGGAGGTGTTTGTGGGCGCGGTGAATCGCGTCTTCAAGCTGGCCCCCAACCTGACCGAGCTGCGGGTCCACGTCACGGGGCCCGTCGAGGACAACGCTCGCTGCTACCCACCCCCCAGCATGCGTGTCTGTGCCCACCGCCTGGCGCCTGTGGACAACGTGAACAAGCTGCTGCTCATCGACTACGCAGCCCGCCGCCTGGTGGCCTGCGGCAGCATCTGGCAGGGCATCTGCCAGTTCCTGCGCCTGGACGACCTCTTCAAGCTGGGCGAGCCCCACCACCGCAAGGAGCACTACCTGTCGGGGGCCCAGGAGCCTGACTCCATGGCGGGCGTCATCGTGGAGCAGGGCCAGGGGCCCAGCAAGCTGTTCGTGGGCACCGCCGTGGATGGCAAGTCTGAGTACTTCCCCACCCTGAGCTCCCGAAAGCTCATCGGCGACGAGGACGGCGCCGACATGTTCAGTCTG GTGTACCAGGACGAGTTCGTCTCCTCTCAGATCAAGATCCCCTCAGACACGCTGTCCTTGTACCCAGCCTTCGACATCTACTACGTCTACGGCTTTGTGAGCGCCTCCTTCGTGTACTTCCTGACACTGCAGCTGGATACCCAGCAGACACTGCTGGACACGGCGGGCGAGAAGTTCTTCACGTCCAAGATCGTGCGCATGTGCTCGGGGGACTCGGAGTTCTACTCGTACGTGGAGTTCCCCATCGGCTGCTCTTGGCGCGGCGTGGAGTACCGCCTGGTGCAGAGCGCCCACCTGGCCAAGCCCGGCCTGCTGCTGGCCCAGGCCCTGGGTGTGCCGGCCGACGAGGACGTCCTCTTCACCATCTTCTCTCAGGGCCAGAAGAACCGGGCCAGCCCGCCGCGGCAGACCGTCCTCTGCCTCTTCACCCTCAGCAGCATCAATGCCCACATCCGGCGCCGCATCCAGTCCTGCTACCGTGGGGAGGGCACGCTGGCCCTGCCTTGGCTGCTGAACAAGGAGCTGCCCTGCATCAACACC CCCATGCAGATAAATGGAAACTTCTGCGGGCTGGTGTTGAACCAGCCGCTGGGCGGCCTGCACGTGATCGAGGGGCTGCCCCTGCTAGCCGACAGTACCGATGGCATGGCCAGTGTGGCCGCCTACACCTACCAGCAGCACTCTGTGGTCTTCATCGGCACCCGCGGCGGCAGTCTGAAGAAG GTACGGGTCGACAGCTCTCAGGAGGCCCACCTGTATGAGACGGTGCCTGTGGTGGATGGCAGTCCCATACTCCGTGACCTGCTCTTCAGCCCCGACCACCGGCACGTCTACCTCCTGAGCGAGAAGCAG GTGAGCCAGCTCCCGGTGGAGACCTGCGAGCAGTACCCAAGCTGTGCGGCCTGCCTGGGCTCGGGGGACCCGCACTGCGGCTGGTGCGTGCTGCAGCACAG ATGCTGCCGCCATGGGGCCTGTCCAGGCGCCTCGGCCCTGCATGGCTTCGCCAAGGAGCTGAGCAAGTGTGTCCAGGTGCGGGTCCGGCCCAACAACGTGTCAGTGACATCGCCTGGGGTGCAG CTGACCGTGGCCATAAGCAACGTGCCGGACCTCAGTGCGGGCGTGAGCTGCGCCTTCGAGGAGGTGACCGAGAGCGAGGCCGTCCTGCTGCCCTCTGGAGAGTTACACTGTCCATCGCCTTCCCTGCAGGAGCTCCGGGCTCTCACCCGGGGGCACG GGGCCACGCGCACCGTGCAGCTGCAGCTGCTCTCCAAGGAGAGCGGCGTGAGGTTTGCCGGGGCCGACTTTGTCTTCTACAACTGCAGCGTCCTCCAGTC GTGCATGTCCTGCGTCGGCAGCCCTTACCCCTGCCACTGGTGTAAGTACCGCCACGTGTGTACCAGCCACCCCCATGAGTGCTCCTTCCAGGAGGGCAGGGTCCACAGCACCGAG GGCTGCCCTGAGATCCTGCCCAGTGGGGACCTCCTGATCCCAGTAGGCGTCATGCAGCCTCTCACCCTGCGGGCCAAGAACCTGCCGCAGCCCCAGTCGGGCCAGAAGAACTACGAGTGCGTGGTCCGGGTGCAGGGGCGGCAGCAGCGGGTGCCTGCCGTGCGCTTCAACAGCAGCAGCGTGCAGTGCCAGAACGCCTCG taTTCCTATGAAGGTGATGAGTATGGTGACACCGAGCTGGACTTCTCCGTGGTCTGGGATGGAGATTTCCCCATCGACAAGCCCGCTACCTTCCGAG CCCTCCTGTACAAGTGCTGGGCGCAGCGGCCCAGCTGTGGCCTCTGCCTCAAGGCTGACCCTCGCTTCAACTGTGGCTGGTGCATCTCGGAGCATAGGTGCCAGCTGCGGGCCCACTGCCCGGCCCCCAAGACCAACTGGATGCACCCGAACCAGAAGGGCGCTCGCTGCAGCCACCCCCGCATTGCCCAG ATCCACCCGCTCATGGGGCCCAAGGAGGGAGGCACCCGGGTCACCATCGTGGGCGAGAACCTGGGCCTCACCTCCCGAGACGTGGGCGTGCGGGTGGCCGGCGTGCGCTGCAACTCCATCCCCGCCGAGTACGTCAGTGCCGAGAG GATCGTGTGTGAGATGGAGGAGTCTCTGGTGCCCAGCCCGCCACCGGGGCCCGCGGAGCTCTGCGTCAGCGACTGCTCGGCTGACTTCCGCACGCAGTCTGAGCAGCTCTACAGCTTCGTG ACGCCCACGTTCGACCGCGTGAGTCCCAGTCGGGGCCCAGCCTCGGGGGGCACGCGAATCACCATTTCCGGCCATTCTCTGGACGCCGGCAGCAGAGTCACAGTGACCATGAGGGACGGCGAGTGCCAGTTCGTGAG GAGGGATGCTGAAGCGATCGTGTGCATCTCGCCTGTCTCCACCCTGGGCCCGAGCCAGGCCCCCATCACCCTGGCCATCGACCGCGCCAACGTCTCCAGTCCCGGCGTCCTCTACACCTACACCCAGGACCCCACCGTCACTCGCCTCGAGCCCACCTGGAGCATCATCAA TGGAAGCACCGCCATCACCGTGAGTGGGACCCACCTGCTGACGGTCCAGGAGCCCCGGGTCCGGGCCAAGTACCGAGGCATCGAGACCACCAAC ACGTGCCAGGTGATCAACGACACCGCCATGCTGTGTAAGGCCCCCGGCATCTTCCTGGGGCGGCCCCAGCCGCAGGCCCAGGGTGAGCACCCTGACGAGTTCGGCTTCCTGCTGGACCACGTGCAGACGGCCCGTTCCCTCAACCGGTCCTCCTTCACCTACTACCCCGACCCCAGCTTCGAGCCACTCGGGCCCTCTGGGGTCCTGGACGTCAAACCTGGCTCCCACATAGTGCTGAAG GGCAAGAATCTGATCCCCGCGGCGGCCGGCAGCTCCCGCCTCAACTACACGGTGCTGATCGGGGGCCAGCCGTGCACGCTCACCGTCTCGGACACGCAACTCCTGTGTGACTCCCCCAGCCAGACGGGCCGGCAGCCGGTCATG GTGCTGGTGGGCGGCCTGGAGTTCTGGCTGGGCACCCTGCACATCACGGCCGATCGGGCGCTGACCCTGCCGGCTGTGGTGGGGCTGGCGGCGGGGGGCGGGCTCCTACTGCTGGCCATCACCGCCGTGCTGGTCGCCTACAAACGCAAGACTCAGGATGCCGACCGCACGCTCAAGCGCCTCCAGCTCCAGATGGACAACTTGGAGTCCCGGGTGGCCCTGGAATGCAAGGAAG CCTTCGCTGAGCTGCAGACAGACATCAACGAGCTGACAAACCACATGGATGGCGTGCAGATCCCCTTCCTGGACTACCGGACCTACGCCGTGCGCGTGCTCTTCCCGGGCATCGAGGCCCACCCAGTGCTCAAGGAGCTGGAT acacCCCCCAACGTCGagaaggccctgcgtctctttgGGCAGCTGCTGCACAGCCGCGCCTTCGTGCTCACCTTTATCCACACTCTGGAGGCTCAGAGCAGCTTCTCCATGCGCGACCGTGGCACCGTGGCCTCGCTCACGATGGTGGCCCTGCAGAGCCGCCTCGATTACGCCACGGGGCTCCTCAAGCAACTGCTGGCGGACCTCATCGAGAAGAACCTCGAGAGCAAGAACCACCCAAAGCTGCTCCTGCGCAG GACCGAGTCGGTGGCTGAGAAGATGCTCACCAACTGGTTCACCTTCCTGCTGCATAAGTTTCTGAAG GAGTGCGCCGGGGAGCCGCTTTTCCTGCTCTACTGCGCCATCAAGCAGCAGATGGAGAAGGGCCCCATCGACGCCATCACGGGCGAGGCGCGCTACTCCCTGAGCGAGGACAAGCTCATCCGCCAGCAGATCGACTACAAGACGCTG ACCCTGCACTGTGTGTGCCCGGAGAGCGAGGGCAGCGCTCAGGTCCCGGTGAAGGTTCTCAACTGTGACAGTATCACCCAGGCCAAAGACAAGCTGCTAGATGCTGTGTACAAGGGCATCCCCTACTCTCAGCGCCCCAGAGCTGAGGACATGGACCTAG AATGGCGCCAGGGCCGCATGGCCCGCATCATTCTCCAGGACGAGGATGTCACCACCAAAATCGAGTGTGACTGGAAGAGGGTCAACTCACTGGCCCACTACCAG GTGACAGACGGTTCCTTGGTGGCACTGGTGCCCAAACAAGTGTCAGCCTACAACATGGCCAACTCCTTCACCTTCACCCGCTCTCTCAGCCGTTATG AGAGCTTGCTCCGCACGGCCAGCAGCCCTGACAGCCTCCGCTCTCGGGCACCCATGATCACGCCTGACCAGGAGACGGGCACCAAGCTGTGGCACCTGGTGAAGAACCACGACCACGCCGACCACCGAGAGGGAGACCGAGGCAGCAAGATGGTCTCGGAGATCTACCTGACGCGGCTGCTGGCCACCAAG GGCACACTGCAGAAGTTCGTGGATGACCTCTTCGAGACCGTGTTCAGCACGGCGCACCGGGGCTCGGCCCTGCCCCTGGCCATCAAGTACATGTTCGACTTCCTGGACGAGCAGGCCGACCAACGGCAGATCAGCGATCCCGACGTGCGCCACACCTGGAAGAGCAACTG CCTGCCCCTGCGCTTCTGGGTGAACGTGATCAAGAACCCGCAGTTCGTCTTCGACATCCACAAGAGCAGCATCACGGACGCCTGCCTGTCGGTGGTGGCCCAGACCTTCATGGACTCCTGCTCCACGTCCGAGCACCGCCTGGGCAAGGACTCCCCCTCCAACAAGCTGCTCTACGCCAAGGACATCCCCAACTACAAGAGCTGGGTGGAGAG GTACTACCGGGACATAGCCAAGATGGCGTCCATCAGCGACCAGGACATGGACGCGTACCTGGTGGAGCAGTCCCGTCTCCACGCCAGTGACTTCAACGTCCTGAGCGCGCTCAGTGAGCTCTACTTCTACGTTACCAAGTACCGCCAGGAG GTTCTCACCGCTCTGGACCGAGATGCCTCTTGCCGGAAGCAGAAGCTGCGCCAGAAGCTGGAACAGATCATCGGCCTCGCGTCCAGCAACAGCTGA
- the PLXNA3 gene encoding plexin-A3 isoform X3 — protein sequence MPAVGLLLLFLLAMGRALGGSTPPFPAFSVTDTSLTHLAVHRVTGEVFVGAVNRVFKLAPNLTELRVHVTGPVEDNARCYPPPSMRVCAHRLAPVDNVNKLLLIDYAARRLVACGSIWQGICQFLRLDDLFKLGEPHHRKEHYLSGAQEPDSMAGVIVEQGQGPSKLFVGTAVDGKSEYFPTLSSRKLIGDEDGADMFSLVYQDEFVSSQIKIPSDTLSLYPAFDIYYVYGFVSASFVYFLTLQLDTQQTLLDTAGEKFFTSKIVRMCSGDSEFYSYVEFPIGCSWRGVEYRLVQSAHLAKPGLLLAQALGVPADEDVLFTIFSQGQKNRASPPRQTVLCLFTLSSINAHIRRRIQSCYRGEGTLALPWLLNKELPCINTPMQINGNFCGLVLNQPLGGLHVIEGLPLLADSTDGMASVAAYTYQQHSVVFIGTRGGSLKKVRVDSSQEAHLYETVPVVDGSPILRDLLFSPDHRHVYLLSEKQVSQLPVETCEQYPSCAACLGSGDPHCGWCVLQHRCCRHGACPGASALHGFAKELSKCVQVRVRPNNVSVTSPGVQLTVAISNVPDLSAGVSCAFEEVTESEAVLLPSGELHCPSPSLQELRALTRGHGATRTVQLQLLSKESGVRFAGADFVFYNCSVLQSCMSCVGSPYPCHWCKYRHVCTSHPHECSFQEGRVHSTEGCPEILPSGDLLIPVGVMQPLTLRAKNLPQPQSGQKNYECVVRVQGRQQRVPAVRFNSSSVQCQNASYSYEGDEYGDTELDFSVVWDGDFPIDKPATFRALLYKCWAQRPSCGLCLKADPRFNCGWCISEHRCQLRAHCPAPKTNWMHPNQKGARCSHPRIAQIHPLMGPKEGGTRVTIVGENLGLTSRDVGVRVAGVRCNSIPAEYVSAERIVCEMEESLVPSPPPGPAELCVSDCSADFRTQSEQLYSFVTPTFDRVSPSRGPASGGTRITISGHSLDAGSRVTVTMRDGECQFVRRDAEAIVCISPVSTLGPSQAPITLAIDRANVSSPGVLYTYTQDPTVTRLEPTWSIINGSTAITVSGTHLLTVQEPRVRAKYRGIETTNTCQVINDTAMLCKAPGIFLGRPQPQAQGEHPDEFGFLLDHVQTARSLNRSSFTYYPDPSFEPLGPSGVLDVKPGSHIVLKGKNLIPAAAGSSRLNYTVLIGGQPCTLTVSDTQLLCDSPSQTGRQPVMVLVGGLEFWLGTLHITADRALTLPAVVGLAAGGGLLLLAITAVLVAYKRKTQDADRTLKRLQLQMDNLESRVALECKEAFAELQTDINELTNHMDGVQIPFLDYRTYAVRVLFPGIEAHPVLKELDTPPNVEKALRLFGQLLHSRAFVLTFIHTLEAQSSFSMRDRGTVASLTMVALQSRLDYATGLLKQLLADLIEKNLESKNHPKLLLRRTESVAEKMLTNWFTFLLHKFLKECAGEPLFLLYCAIKQQMEKGPIDAITGEARYSLSEDKLIRQQIDYKTLTLHCVCPESEGSAQVPVKVLNCDSITQAKDKLLDAVYKGIPYSQRPRAEDMDLEWRQGRMARIILQDEDVTTKIECDWKRVNSLAHYQVTDGSLVALVPKQVSAYNMANSFTFTRSLSRYELAPHGQQP from the exons ATGCCCGCCGTCGGCCTCCTCCTGCTGTTCCTCCTTGCCATGGGGCGGGCCCTGGGTGGCAGCACGCCGCCCTTCCCTGCCTTCTCAGTGACGGACACCTCGCTCACCCACCTGGCCGTGCACCGGGTGACCGGGGAGGTGTTTGTGGGCGCGGTGAATCGCGTCTTCAAGCTGGCCCCCAACCTGACCGAGCTGCGGGTCCACGTCACGGGGCCCGTCGAGGACAACGCTCGCTGCTACCCACCCCCCAGCATGCGTGTCTGTGCCCACCGCCTGGCGCCTGTGGACAACGTGAACAAGCTGCTGCTCATCGACTACGCAGCCCGCCGCCTGGTGGCCTGCGGCAGCATCTGGCAGGGCATCTGCCAGTTCCTGCGCCTGGACGACCTCTTCAAGCTGGGCGAGCCCCACCACCGCAAGGAGCACTACCTGTCGGGGGCCCAGGAGCCTGACTCCATGGCGGGCGTCATCGTGGAGCAGGGCCAGGGGCCCAGCAAGCTGTTCGTGGGCACCGCCGTGGATGGCAAGTCTGAGTACTTCCCCACCCTGAGCTCCCGAAAGCTCATCGGCGACGAGGACGGCGCCGACATGTTCAGTCTG GTGTACCAGGACGAGTTCGTCTCCTCTCAGATCAAGATCCCCTCAGACACGCTGTCCTTGTACCCAGCCTTCGACATCTACTACGTCTACGGCTTTGTGAGCGCCTCCTTCGTGTACTTCCTGACACTGCAGCTGGATACCCAGCAGACACTGCTGGACACGGCGGGCGAGAAGTTCTTCACGTCCAAGATCGTGCGCATGTGCTCGGGGGACTCGGAGTTCTACTCGTACGTGGAGTTCCCCATCGGCTGCTCTTGGCGCGGCGTGGAGTACCGCCTGGTGCAGAGCGCCCACCTGGCCAAGCCCGGCCTGCTGCTGGCCCAGGCCCTGGGTGTGCCGGCCGACGAGGACGTCCTCTTCACCATCTTCTCTCAGGGCCAGAAGAACCGGGCCAGCCCGCCGCGGCAGACCGTCCTCTGCCTCTTCACCCTCAGCAGCATCAATGCCCACATCCGGCGCCGCATCCAGTCCTGCTACCGTGGGGAGGGCACGCTGGCCCTGCCTTGGCTGCTGAACAAGGAGCTGCCCTGCATCAACACC CCCATGCAGATAAATGGAAACTTCTGCGGGCTGGTGTTGAACCAGCCGCTGGGCGGCCTGCACGTGATCGAGGGGCTGCCCCTGCTAGCCGACAGTACCGATGGCATGGCCAGTGTGGCCGCCTACACCTACCAGCAGCACTCTGTGGTCTTCATCGGCACCCGCGGCGGCAGTCTGAAGAAG GTACGGGTCGACAGCTCTCAGGAGGCCCACCTGTATGAGACGGTGCCTGTGGTGGATGGCAGTCCCATACTCCGTGACCTGCTCTTCAGCCCCGACCACCGGCACGTCTACCTCCTGAGCGAGAAGCAG GTGAGCCAGCTCCCGGTGGAGACCTGCGAGCAGTACCCAAGCTGTGCGGCCTGCCTGGGCTCGGGGGACCCGCACTGCGGCTGGTGCGTGCTGCAGCACAG ATGCTGCCGCCATGGGGCCTGTCCAGGCGCCTCGGCCCTGCATGGCTTCGCCAAGGAGCTGAGCAAGTGTGTCCAGGTGCGGGTCCGGCCCAACAACGTGTCAGTGACATCGCCTGGGGTGCAG CTGACCGTGGCCATAAGCAACGTGCCGGACCTCAGTGCGGGCGTGAGCTGCGCCTTCGAGGAGGTGACCGAGAGCGAGGCCGTCCTGCTGCCCTCTGGAGAGTTACACTGTCCATCGCCTTCCCTGCAGGAGCTCCGGGCTCTCACCCGGGGGCACG GGGCCACGCGCACCGTGCAGCTGCAGCTGCTCTCCAAGGAGAGCGGCGTGAGGTTTGCCGGGGCCGACTTTGTCTTCTACAACTGCAGCGTCCTCCAGTC GTGCATGTCCTGCGTCGGCAGCCCTTACCCCTGCCACTGGTGTAAGTACCGCCACGTGTGTACCAGCCACCCCCATGAGTGCTCCTTCCAGGAGGGCAGGGTCCACAGCACCGAG GGCTGCCCTGAGATCCTGCCCAGTGGGGACCTCCTGATCCCAGTAGGCGTCATGCAGCCTCTCACCCTGCGGGCCAAGAACCTGCCGCAGCCCCAGTCGGGCCAGAAGAACTACGAGTGCGTGGTCCGGGTGCAGGGGCGGCAGCAGCGGGTGCCTGCCGTGCGCTTCAACAGCAGCAGCGTGCAGTGCCAGAACGCCTCG taTTCCTATGAAGGTGATGAGTATGGTGACACCGAGCTGGACTTCTCCGTGGTCTGGGATGGAGATTTCCCCATCGACAAGCCCGCTACCTTCCGAG CCCTCCTGTACAAGTGCTGGGCGCAGCGGCCCAGCTGTGGCCTCTGCCTCAAGGCTGACCCTCGCTTCAACTGTGGCTGGTGCATCTCGGAGCATAGGTGCCAGCTGCGGGCCCACTGCCCGGCCCCCAAGACCAACTGGATGCACCCGAACCAGAAGGGCGCTCGCTGCAGCCACCCCCGCATTGCCCAG ATCCACCCGCTCATGGGGCCCAAGGAGGGAGGCACCCGGGTCACCATCGTGGGCGAGAACCTGGGCCTCACCTCCCGAGACGTGGGCGTGCGGGTGGCCGGCGTGCGCTGCAACTCCATCCCCGCCGAGTACGTCAGTGCCGAGAG GATCGTGTGTGAGATGGAGGAGTCTCTGGTGCCCAGCCCGCCACCGGGGCCCGCGGAGCTCTGCGTCAGCGACTGCTCGGCTGACTTCCGCACGCAGTCTGAGCAGCTCTACAGCTTCGTG ACGCCCACGTTCGACCGCGTGAGTCCCAGTCGGGGCCCAGCCTCGGGGGGCACGCGAATCACCATTTCCGGCCATTCTCTGGACGCCGGCAGCAGAGTCACAGTGACCATGAGGGACGGCGAGTGCCAGTTCGTGAG GAGGGATGCTGAAGCGATCGTGTGCATCTCGCCTGTCTCCACCCTGGGCCCGAGCCAGGCCCCCATCACCCTGGCCATCGACCGCGCCAACGTCTCCAGTCCCGGCGTCCTCTACACCTACACCCAGGACCCCACCGTCACTCGCCTCGAGCCCACCTGGAGCATCATCAA TGGAAGCACCGCCATCACCGTGAGTGGGACCCACCTGCTGACGGTCCAGGAGCCCCGGGTCCGGGCCAAGTACCGAGGCATCGAGACCACCAAC ACGTGCCAGGTGATCAACGACACCGCCATGCTGTGTAAGGCCCCCGGCATCTTCCTGGGGCGGCCCCAGCCGCAGGCCCAGGGTGAGCACCCTGACGAGTTCGGCTTCCTGCTGGACCACGTGCAGACGGCCCGTTCCCTCAACCGGTCCTCCTTCACCTACTACCCCGACCCCAGCTTCGAGCCACTCGGGCCCTCTGGGGTCCTGGACGTCAAACCTGGCTCCCACATAGTGCTGAAG GGCAAGAATCTGATCCCCGCGGCGGCCGGCAGCTCCCGCCTCAACTACACGGTGCTGATCGGGGGCCAGCCGTGCACGCTCACCGTCTCGGACACGCAACTCCTGTGTGACTCCCCCAGCCAGACGGGCCGGCAGCCGGTCATG GTGCTGGTGGGCGGCCTGGAGTTCTGGCTGGGCACCCTGCACATCACGGCCGATCGGGCGCTGACCCTGCCGGCTGTGGTGGGGCTGGCGGCGGGGGGCGGGCTCCTACTGCTGGCCATCACCGCCGTGCTGGTCGCCTACAAACGCAAGACTCAGGATGCCGACCGCACGCTCAAGCGCCTCCAGCTCCAGATGGACAACTTGGAGTCCCGGGTGGCCCTGGAATGCAAGGAAG CCTTCGCTGAGCTGCAGACAGACATCAACGAGCTGACAAACCACATGGATGGCGTGCAGATCCCCTTCCTGGACTACCGGACCTACGCCGTGCGCGTGCTCTTCCCGGGCATCGAGGCCCACCCAGTGCTCAAGGAGCTGGAT acacCCCCCAACGTCGagaaggccctgcgtctctttgGGCAGCTGCTGCACAGCCGCGCCTTCGTGCTCACCTTTATCCACACTCTGGAGGCTCAGAGCAGCTTCTCCATGCGCGACCGTGGCACCGTGGCCTCGCTCACGATGGTGGCCCTGCAGAGCCGCCTCGATTACGCCACGGGGCTCCTCAAGCAACTGCTGGCGGACCTCATCGAGAAGAACCTCGAGAGCAAGAACCACCCAAAGCTGCTCCTGCGCAG GACCGAGTCGGTGGCTGAGAAGATGCTCACCAACTGGTTCACCTTCCTGCTGCATAAGTTTCTGAAG GAGTGCGCCGGGGAGCCGCTTTTCCTGCTCTACTGCGCCATCAAGCAGCAGATGGAGAAGGGCCCCATCGACGCCATCACGGGCGAGGCGCGCTACTCCCTGAGCGAGGACAAGCTCATCCGCCAGCAGATCGACTACAAGACGCTG ACCCTGCACTGTGTGTGCCCGGAGAGCGAGGGCAGCGCTCAGGTCCCGGTGAAGGTTCTCAACTGTGACAGTATCACCCAGGCCAAAGACAAGCTGCTAGATGCTGTGTACAAGGGCATCCCCTACTCTCAGCGCCCCAGAGCTGAGGACATGGACCTAG AATGGCGCCAGGGCCGCATGGCCCGCATCATTCTCCAGGACGAGGATGTCACCACCAAAATCGAGTGTGACTGGAAGAGGGTCAACTCACTGGCCCACTACCAG GTGACAGACGGTTCCTTGGTGGCACTGGTGCCCAAACAAGTGTCAGCCTACAACATGGCCAACTCCTTCACCTTCACCCGCTCTCTCAGCCGTTATG AGCTTGCTCCGCACGGCCAGCAGCCCTGA